The window ATAATCCTGCACCTAAGACCATTGTTGTTATGTATCATAACAAAGCTGAACTTCGCAAAGCATTTGGTTGGTCGGGCGACCAAAGCGCAATGGGTGTATATTGGGGCGGCGTTATCCAGCTCTTGTCGCCGCATGAATGGATGAAGCAAGGCGATACGGTCGCGGAGTTCATTCATTCCGGTCCGATGGTGCATGAATTCAGTCATTTAGTGTTTGACCATGTGACTAACGGCAACTATCCGCGCTGGTTTACTGAGGGCTTGGCTCAATATGTCGAGTACAAGGTAAATAACTATGAATGGATTACTGCCAATAACCGCTTGGACGGACAGCTCTTTACGATGGAGCAGCTGGATGGTGAATTTGATGAGTTGACTAATCAGGCCTTGGCCTATCGTCAGTCGTTAGCCGCTATCCGTTATATCGCCGAAGTTCATGGTGAAGACAACCTGCACCAGGTTATTAATGAATTAAAGGCCGGCCGAAAAATTGATAAAGCCATTAAAAACTCCCTAGGCTTGGATTATCAGGCTTTCGACAAAGCTTGGCGGGAGTGGGCGGTTAGGAATATGAAGAACTATGAGAAATAAAAATTGCCGCGCAGTAATTGAACTGCGCGGCAATTTTTATTCATCTTCTCGTTTGCTTGTATTAATTTTGATTTGCTGCAGCAAATCAAGCATTCTTGAATTCTGCCCAACGAGGGTTTCCTGATTGACAAGCATAGTATTCATCTGCGCTCTTGCCTGGCGCAGTTCTTCCAGGAAAGCCTTGGCAATCTTATCAAATGAAGGCATAAAGGCTCTCCTTTTCCGTCTCCTTCTTATCAGCACTTAGTTTACCTCCTTAATATTCTCCTACTTTGCTGAAGTCCCGCTTTATACCAGGCATTCCTGGTTCCCAACCGGCCGGTACGCCTTCGCCGGTTGCCTCGCCATATTTGATGCCTTCAAGCGTGCGGATAATTTCCCAAACATTTCGGCCGACCTCGCGGGGATAGACCGAATAGCAGCGAATACGGCCTAGGGGATCGATGATAAAGGTAGCGCGGAAGGCAGCGCCGGTATTGGGCCCCCAGACGCCATAGGCTTGGGCGATGCAGCCGTTACGGTCGGAAAGCAGCGGATACTGAACCTTGCTAGCGTTTGGGGAAGTTTCATGGAAAACCTTATGCGAGTACACACTGTCGGTGCTGATGGCAATAGCATCGGCCCCAAGTTTTCTAATACAGGGGTATGCGTCGGCAACTGCCGCGAGTTCAGTAGGTCAGACAAAAGTAAAATTGCTAGAATAGAAAAACAGCAGTAACCAGCGGCCCCGGAAATCGTTGAGGCAGACCTCGATTTCCCTACCGCAGTATAGGGCGGGAGCACAAAAGGCCGGGGCGGCTTCCTCGAGTTTGAAACAATGACGCGGTTGGCAGATCGGTGATTTGCATTCTGGCATTACACCAGCCTCCTATATTCTTGTTCAATGGGATTGCGGTAAGAATCCGATGACAAGCAACTGGGGTTTTCTAATATATCTTATGTATAACAAAGGAGTTTGGTGACCATAACAGTGCCGAGATATTGTTGTTAGTTTATAAAGCGTGCTACAATAACAAAAGCAGAAGTATCAAGTCGAATACTTTGGGTTATTGATGAAAAGGAGAAGGAAATGGGAATCTTTCACGCTTGCGATATTCGTGGTATCGCCGAAACTGATTTAACGGATGGAATGGTACATAAGATTGGCTTTGCCGTCGGCACAAAACTAACCGGACAAAAGGTAGTAGTGGGCGGCGATGTACGCTTATCTACGCCGCGGCTCAAGAAAATAATTGTAGAGACATTGGCAGCTTCGGGCTGTCATGTAATCGATATTGGCATCGTGGCGACACCGCTTTTCTACTACGCCCAAAAAATAACGGGCGCGACAGGCGGCGTTATGGTTACAGCATCGCATAACCCGGCGCCCTATAACGGCTTTAAGCTGGTGCTTGGGCCGCAGCCGGTAACTGATGAAGATATAATTGAAATTAAACACTTGGTCGAGACTGATGCCAGAATTTCAGGACAAGGAAGTATAACTCAAACCGACATTACAGCTAGTTACATAGCTGATACAGCGACCAAAGCACGTAAGGGGAATTTAAAAGTAGTCCTCGATGCCGGCAATGGTGCGACATCTGAATTTGCGCCGAAGCTATTTCGCGCCTTGGGCTATGAAGTTATTGAACTTTACTGTACTCCTGACGGAACCTTCCCGCAGCGCCCGCCCAATCCGGCTCTTGCTGAAAATCTCACCGATTTGGGCCAAAAGGTGCGCGAAATGGGGGCGGATATTGGGGTAGCTTTCGATGGTGACGGTGACCGTGTCGGTTTTGTTGATGAAAACGGCCGACCGGTAGATAATGATGATATCATTGTGCTGATTGCCCGCTATTATCTCGAACAGCAGGCTGGCGCTATTATCTATGATGCCAAATGTTCAATGGTTGTGCCCGAAGAAGTTATCAAAGCCGGGGGGCGGCCTGTCATGGCTCGGGCTGGTCACACTTTTAGTAAATCAGCATTTATTCGGGAAAAGGCACTTTTCGCCGGCGAAATCAGCGGCCATTTCTTTTTTACTGAACTGGGCTAT is drawn from Veillonellaceae bacterium and contains these coding sequences:
- a CDS encoding peroxiredoxin; this translates as MPECKSPICQPRHCFKLEEAAPAFCAPALYCGREIEVCLNDFRGRWLLLFFYSSNFTFVUPTELAAVADAYPCIRKLGADAIAISTDSVYSHKVFHETSPNASKVQYPLLSDRNGCIAQAYGVWGPNTGAAFRATFIIDPLGRIRCYSVYPREVGRNVWEIIRTLEGIKYGEATGEGVPAGWEPGMPGIKRDFSKVGEY
- a CDS encoding phosphomannomutase/phosphoglucomutase; the protein is MGIFHACDIRGIAETDLTDGMVHKIGFAVGTKLTGQKVVVGGDVRLSTPRLKKIIVETLAASGCHVIDIGIVATPLFYYAQKITGATGGVMVTASHNPAPYNGFKLVLGPQPVTDEDIIEIKHLVETDARISGQGSITQTDITASYIADTATKARKGNLKVVLDAGNGATSEFAPKLFRALGYEVIELYCTPDGTFPQRPPNPALAENLTDLGQKVREMGADIGVAFDGDGDRVGFVDENGRPVDNDDIIVLIARYYLEQQAGAIIYDAKCSMVVPEEVIKAGGRPVMARAGHTFSKSAFIREKALFAGEISGHFFFTELGYDDGMFAGLKVCEFVAEHGSLAKLVDAIPNYFLTADIRVPYTGNDKELVLADLAKRLAEYRPNLIDGVRIEFDDGWAMIRSSVTEPLFTLRFEAKTQARLKDIANILISALPDRVKQPVLAKMPTL